A genomic region of Mesorhizobium sp. NZP2077 contains the following coding sequences:
- the prmC gene encoding peptide chain release factor N(5)-glutamine methyltransferase translates to MADPLSEALGLLLREARVRLAAAAVADPALDARLIVEHFSGTTRTQAIAEPERTIDRKAIAAIDDALRRRTGGEPVHRILGYREFYGLRLSLSPETLEPRPDTETLVEAVLPFVKAIAAREGACRILDLGTGTGAIALALLSAVPAATATGVDISAGALATAARNAGQLGLGGRFTTLQSDWFEKVSGRYHVIAANPPYIPSQDIGNLQDEVRDFDPRLALDGGVDGLNPYRIIAAEAARFLEAESRIAVEIGHTQRNEVTDIFKAAGYASASALRDLGGNDRVLVFQWG, encoded by the coding sequence ATGGCTGATCCTCTGTCCGAAGCGCTGGGGCTGCTGCTGCGGGAAGCGCGGGTCAGGCTTGCGGCGGCCGCGGTCGCCGATCCGGCGCTCGACGCGCGGCTCATCGTCGAACATTTTTCCGGCACGACGCGCACGCAGGCCATTGCCGAACCCGAACGGACGATCGACAGGAAGGCCATCGCCGCGATCGACGACGCCCTGAGGCGGCGAACCGGTGGCGAACCGGTGCATCGCATCCTCGGCTACCGCGAATTCTACGGTTTGCGCCTGTCGCTGTCGCCGGAAACACTGGAGCCGCGGCCGGATACCGAGACGCTGGTCGAGGCGGTGCTGCCTTTCGTCAAGGCAATAGCCGCGCGGGAAGGCGCCTGCCGCATCCTCGATCTCGGCACCGGCACAGGGGCCATCGCGCTGGCGCTGCTGAGTGCGGTGCCGGCCGCGACCGCTACCGGTGTCGACATTTCCGCCGGCGCGCTGGCAACGGCGGCCCGCAATGCCGGACAGCTCGGGCTTGGCGGCCGGTTCACGACACTGCAGTCGGACTGGTTCGAAAAAGTTTCCGGCCGATACCATGTAATTGCCGCAAACCCTCCCTATATACCCTCACAAGACATTGGAAATCTGCAGGACGAGGTCCGCGATTTCGACCCACGCCTAGCGTTGGATGGCGGTGTGGATGGGCTGAACCCCTACAGGATCATTGCCGCCGAGGCGGCACGGTTTCTTGAAGCCGAAAGCAGGATTGCGGTCGAGATCGGCCACACGCAGCGCAACGAGGTTACGGACATTTTCAAGGCGGCAGGTTATGCATCGGCCTCTGCTTTGCGCGATCTCGGCGGAAACGACAGGGTTCTTGTCTTTCAATGGGGATAA
- a CDS encoding DUF4167 domain-containing protein yields the protein MRPQQQNRRMRGRNNNGGGGGNNNNNNNNRKGPNPLTRNYESNGPDVKIRGSAQQIAEKYATLARDAHSSGDRVMAENYLQHAEHYNRIIAAAQAQMPIQNAQQNRDDFDDDGDEDRDDFDNSGNNNVSDAQIPVTNHGAGPQPVIEGMPAEVALNRENGRDNRDNSGRDNNGGRNNGRDNNGGRHRDRRPNGGYGQNGQRDFASSSDQGGQQQRNETPVQVDAQAESASPVEIVAAAEPAPLFESFSPAALAAQAELNEAAAESGAARRPRRPRRPRTNVDQVDGGSESADTGEVAASPVDSGNAEPVIVDIDN from the coding sequence ATGAGGCCACAACAGCAGAACAGGCGCATGCGCGGTCGCAACAACAATGGCGGCGGCGGTGGCAACAACAATAATAACAACAACAACCGCAAGGGACCGAATCCCCTGACGCGCAACTACGAGAGCAACGGCCCGGACGTGAAGATCCGCGGATCGGCTCAGCAGATCGCCGAAAAATACGCCACCCTGGCCCGAGACGCGCACAGCTCCGGCGATCGGGTTATGGCGGAGAACTACCTCCAGCACGCCGAACACTACAACCGCATCATTGCCGCCGCACAGGCGCAGATGCCGATCCAGAATGCGCAACAGAATCGCGATGATTTCGACGATGACGGCGACGAGGATCGTGACGACTTCGATAATTCCGGCAACAACAATGTTTCCGATGCCCAGATCCCGGTGACCAACCATGGCGCCGGCCCGCAGCCGGTCATCGAAGGCATGCCGGCCGAGGTTGCGCTGAACCGGGAAAACGGTCGCGACAATCGAGACAATAGTGGGCGCGACAACAATGGCGGGCGCAACAACGGCCGCGACAACAATGGCGGACGCCATCGTGATCGTCGCCCCAATGGCGGCTACGGCCAGAACGGCCAGCGCGACTTTGCTTCGTCCTCCGATCAAGGTGGCCAGCAGCAGCGCAACGAGACACCGGTCCAAGTGGACGCACAGGCAGAGTCCGCTTCACCGGTCGAGATCGTTGCGGCAGCCGAGCCGGCTCCGCTGTTCGAGAGTTTCTCGCCAGCGGCTCTTGCCGCCCAGGCCGAGCTGAACGAGGCGGCCGCCGAGAGCGGTGCTGCCCGTCGCCCGCGCCGTCCGCGCCGTCCGCGCACAAACGTCGATCAGGTCGATGGCGGTAGCGAAAGCGCCGATACGGGCGAGGTGGCAGCCAGCCCCGTCGACAGCGGCAATGCCGAGCCCGTGATTGTCGATATCGACAACTGA
- the clpB gene encoding ATP-dependent chaperone ClpB: MNLEKYSERVRGFIQSAQTMALSRNHQQFTPEHMLKVLVDDDEGLAASLIERAGGNVRDVKLGVETALEAMPKVEGGNGQLYLAQPLAKVFSTAEELAKKAGDSFVTVERLLQALTMEKSAKTAEILAKGGVTAQALNQVINDVRKGRTADSASAEQGYDALKKYARDLTADARAGKLDPVIGRDDEIRRTIQVLSRRTKNNPVLIGEPGVGKTAIAEGLALRIVNGDVPESLKDKQLMALDMGALIAGAKYRGEFEERLKAVLSEVTSAAGGIILFIDEMHTLVGAGKADGAMDASNLLKPALARGELHCVGATTLDEYRKHVEKDPALARRFQPVFVDEPTVEDTVSILRGLKEKYEQHHKVRISDSALVAAATLSNRYIADRFLPDKAIDLVDEAASRLRMQVDSKPEALDEIDRRIMQLKIEREALKVETDEASKDRLARLEKELVGLEEESTEITAKWQAEKQKLGLAADLKKQLDEARNDLAIAQRKGEFQRAGELAYGKIPELEKKLKEAEAQDGKVGMVEEVVTPDHVAHIVSRWTGIPVDKMLQGERDKLLRMEDEIGKRVVGQGEAVQAVSKAVRRARAGLQDPNRPIGSFIFLGPTGVGKTELTKALASFLFDDDSAMVRIDMSEFMEKHSVSRLIGAPPGYVGYEEGGALTEAVRRRPYQVVLFDEIEKAHPDVFNVLLQVLDDGRLTDGQGRTVDFRNTLIIMTSNLGAEYLVNLGEDQDVDAVRDEVMNVVKASFRPEFLNRVDEVILFHRLRRKDMDRIVEIQLKRLESLLVDRKITLSLDHESIEWLAAKGYDPAYGARPLKRVMQKELQDPLAEKILLGEILDGSTVKVTAGSDRLNFRSKPTVVATEAAA; encoded by the coding sequence ATGAACCTCGAGAAATACTCAGAGCGCGTGCGCGGCTTTATCCAGTCCGCGCAGACCATGGCGCTCTCCCGCAATCACCAGCAATTCACCCCCGAACACATGTTGAAGGTGCTCGTCGACGATGACGAGGGCCTGGCCGCGTCGCTGATCGAGCGCGCCGGCGGCAATGTCCGCGACGTCAAGCTTGGCGTCGAGACGGCGCTCGAGGCGATGCCGAAAGTCGAAGGCGGCAACGGCCAGCTCTATCTGGCGCAGCCGCTGGCCAAGGTGTTCTCGACGGCGGAAGAGCTGGCCAAAAAGGCCGGCGACAGCTTCGTCACCGTCGAGCGGCTGCTGCAGGCGCTCACCATGGAGAAGTCGGCCAAGACCGCCGAAATCCTGGCCAAGGGCGGCGTCACCGCGCAGGCGCTGAACCAGGTCATCAACGATGTCCGCAAGGGCCGCACCGCCGATTCGGCGAGTGCGGAGCAGGGCTATGACGCGCTGAAGAAGTACGCGCGCGACCTCACCGCCGACGCCCGCGCCGGCAAGCTCGATCCGGTCATCGGCCGCGACGACGAGATCCGCCGCACCATCCAGGTGCTGTCGCGCCGCACCAAGAACAACCCGGTGCTGATCGGCGAGCCGGGCGTCGGCAAGACGGCGATCGCCGAAGGCCTGGCGCTGCGCATCGTCAATGGCGACGTGCCGGAATCGCTGAAGGACAAGCAGCTGATGGCGCTCGACATGGGCGCGCTGATCGCCGGCGCCAAATATCGCGGCGAATTCGAGGAGCGGCTGAAGGCCGTGCTTTCGGAGGTCACCTCGGCCGCTGGCGGGATCATCCTGTTCATCGACGAGATGCACACGCTGGTCGGCGCCGGCAAGGCGGACGGCGCCATGGATGCGTCGAACCTGTTGAAGCCCGCGCTGGCGCGCGGCGAACTGCACTGCGTCGGCGCGACCACGCTCGATGAGTACAGAAAGCATGTCGAGAAGGATCCGGCACTTGCCCGCCGTTTCCAGCCGGTCTTTGTCGACGAGCCGACGGTGGAGGACACCGTCTCGATCCTGCGCGGCCTGAAGGAGAAGTATGAGCAGCACCACAAGGTGCGTATCTCCGACTCGGCGCTGGTGGCGGCGGCGACGCTGTCCAACCGCTACATCGCCGACCGCTTCCTGCCCGACAAGGCGATCGACCTGGTCGATGAGGCCGCCTCGCGGCTCAGGATGCAGGTCGATTCCAAGCCCGAGGCGCTGGACGAGATCGACCGCCGCATCATGCAGCTCAAGATCGAGCGCGAGGCACTGAAGGTCGAGACGGACGAGGCCTCGAAGGACCGGCTCGCCCGCCTGGAGAAGGAGCTTGTCGGCCTCGAGGAGGAATCGACCGAGATCACCGCCAAGTGGCAGGCCGAGAAGCAGAAGCTCGGGCTTGCCGCCGACTTGAAGAAGCAGCTCGACGAGGCACGCAACGACCTCGCCATTGCCCAGCGCAAAGGTGAATTCCAGCGCGCCGGCGAGCTTGCCTATGGCAAGATCCCGGAGCTGGAAAAGAAGCTGAAGGAGGCCGAGGCCCAGGACGGCAAGGTCGGCATGGTCGAAGAAGTGGTCACGCCGGACCACGTCGCCCATATCGTCTCGCGCTGGACCGGCATTCCGGTCGACAAGATGCTGCAGGGCGAGCGCGACAAGCTGCTGCGCATGGAAGACGAGATCGGCAAGCGTGTCGTCGGCCAGGGCGAGGCGGTGCAGGCCGTTTCCAAGGCGGTGCGGCGCGCGCGCGCCGGGCTGCAGGATCCGAACCGGCCGATCGGCTCATTCATCTTCCTCGGGCCGACCGGCGTCGGCAAGACCGAACTGACCAAGGCGCTGGCAAGCTTCCTGTTCGACGACGACAGCGCCATGGTGCGCATCGACATGTCGGAGTTCATGGAGAAGCACTCGGTCTCGCGGCTGATCGGTGCACCTCCCGGCTATGTCGGCTATGAGGAGGGCGGCGCGCTGACCGAAGCCGTGCGGCGCCGGCCCTATCAGGTCGTGCTGTTCGACGAGATCGAGAAGGCGCATCCCGATGTCTTCAACGTGCTCTTGCAGGTGCTCGATGACGGGCGTCTGACCGACGGCCAGGGCCGCACGGTCGATTTCCGCAACACGCTGATCATCATGACGTCGAACCTCGGCGCCGAATATCTGGTTAATCTCGGCGAGGACCAGGATGTCGATGCCGTGCGCGACGAGGTTATGAATGTGGTCAAGGCGTCGTTCCGGCCGGAATTCCTCAACCGCGTCGACGAGGTGATCCTGTTCCACCGGCTCCGCCGCAAGGACATGGACCGCATTGTCGAGATCCAGCTCAAGCGACTGGAGAGCCTGCTTGTCGATCGCAAGATCACGCTGTCACTGGATCACGAATCGATCGAGTGGCTGGCGGCCAAGGGCTACGACCCGGCCTACGGCGCGCGGCCGCTGAAGCGGGTGATGCAGAAGGAACTGCAGGACCCGCTGGCGGAGAAGATCCTGCTCGGCGAGATTCTTGACGGCTCGACGGTCAAGGTCACCGCCGGCTCCGACCGGTTGAACTTCCGCTCGAAGCCGACGGTCGTCGCGACCGAAGCGGCGGCCTGA
- a CDS encoding MmcQ/YjbR family DNA-binding protein: MTLDDYNGFCASLPATNHVVQWGGAHVWKVGTKVFAIGGWDQGQQLFVTFKCSDIAYDLLKEQPGLLPAPYLASRGMTWIQRRTSQSMDDAALKDYLRESHRLVALKLTRQGRKALGLAS; this comes from the coding sequence ATGACGCTGGACGACTACAACGGCTTCTGCGCCTCGTTGCCCGCGACAAACCATGTCGTCCAGTGGGGCGGCGCCCATGTCTGGAAGGTCGGGACCAAGGTGTTTGCGATCGGCGGCTGGGATCAGGGCCAGCAGCTCTTCGTCACCTTCAAATGTTCCGACATCGCCTATGATTTGCTGAAGGAACAGCCGGGCTTGCTGCCCGCGCCATACCTTGCCTCGCGCGGCATGACATGGATCCAGCGTCGGACAAGCCAGAGCATGGATGATGCTGCGCTGAAGGACTATCTGCGCGAGAGCCATCGCCTTGTCGCCCTGAAGCTGACCAGGCAGGGGCGCAAGGCATTAGGGCTCGCAAGCTAG
- a CDS encoding L,D-transpeptidase family protein codes for MFRTIFALSAIAAGLVSSAALAAPTQDNAPRIARAANDGGILVAQDGNLDIYYDARGNRVIVDADTGKVVAIQPPQTRLDRRALRRETRLRELGRAPANDDRYYLDDPEDMARFRRKQLEEEGRVIPPPADEYDPNSDNSVDAYPPAPQDDGSYDNYPDAPQPAKPGTIKRQPLNEASIDPAQPDVQQTNPETQAALPPDTNGKAAVDPSLSLGARQDVAALQVLLDRGGASPGVIDGRFGSNVDKALAAYNEITGSNLKSTDAVGIQAALAQSGGDPFANYTITAEDAAGPYVASIPEDYSQKAQLNCMCYTSVTEALAERFHMDENYLKSINKGLDFNRPGTIIKVANFGKLVSTPVARIVADKTKKEVYAYDAGGKLVAAYPATIGSADTPSPTGIHAVSRIALDPNYTYNPNINFKQGQNDKILTVPPGPNGPVGSVWIALDKPTYGIHGTPEPSKIGKTESHGCVRLTNWDARELAKLVSPGVTVEFVGGPSADDVAQQ; via the coding sequence ATGTTCCGCACGATCTTTGCCCTTTCGGCGATTGCCGCCGGGCTTGTGTCTTCTGCCGCGCTTGCCGCGCCGACACAGGACAACGCACCAAGAATTGCTCGCGCTGCCAATGATGGCGGCATTCTCGTCGCCCAGGACGGAAATCTGGACATCTACTACGACGCCCGCGGCAACCGCGTGATCGTCGATGCCGACACCGGCAAGGTTGTCGCCATCCAGCCGCCGCAGACACGGCTTGATCGTCGTGCGTTGCGCCGTGAAACCAGGCTGCGCGAGTTGGGCCGGGCTCCCGCCAACGATGATCGTTACTATCTCGACGATCCGGAAGACATGGCGCGGTTCCGCCGCAAGCAGTTGGAAGAGGAAGGCCGGGTCATCCCGCCGCCAGCCGATGAATACGATCCCAATAGTGATAATTCCGTAGATGCCTATCCGCCGGCGCCGCAGGACGACGGCAGTTACGATAACTATCCCGACGCGCCGCAGCCGGCAAAGCCAGGCACCATCAAGCGCCAGCCGCTCAACGAGGCCTCGATCGATCCGGCGCAGCCGGACGTGCAGCAGACCAATCCGGAAACGCAGGCAGCCCTGCCGCCGGACACCAACGGCAAGGCCGCCGTCGATCCGTCGCTGTCGCTTGGAGCCCGCCAGGACGTCGCGGCATTGCAAGTGCTGCTCGACCGCGGTGGTGCTTCGCCTGGCGTCATCGACGGTCGCTTCGGCTCGAACGTTGACAAGGCGCTTGCCGCCTATAATGAAATTACAGGCAGCAATCTGAAGTCGACCGATGCGGTCGGCATCCAGGCAGCACTGGCACAATCCGGTGGCGATCCCTTCGCGAATTACACCATCACGGCGGAGGACGCGGCCGGCCCCTATGTCGCCTCGATCCCGGAAGACTACAGCCAGAAGGCGCAGCTCAACTGCATGTGCTACACCTCTGTCACCGAGGCGCTGGCGGAGCGCTTCCACATGGATGAGAACTATCTGAAGTCGATCAACAAGGGCCTCGACTTCAACCGTCCCGGCACGATCATCAAGGTCGCCAATTTCGGCAAGCTGGTGTCGACGCCGGTCGCGCGCATCGTCGCCGACAAGACCAAGAAAGAAGTTTACGCCTACGATGCGGGCGGCAAGCTGGTCGCAGCCTATCCCGCGACCATCGGCTCGGCCGACACGCCGTCGCCCACCGGCATCCACGCCGTGTCGCGCATCGCGCTCGACCCGAACTACACCTACAACCCGAACATCAATTTCAAGCAGGGCCAGAACGACAAAATTTTGACCGTTCCGCCAGGCCCGAATGGACCTGTAGGGTCGGTCTGGATCGCCTTGGACAAGCCGACCTACGGCATCCATGGCACGCCGGAACCGTCGAAGATCGGCAAGACCGAAAGTCATGGCTGCGTGCGCCTGACCAACTGGGACGCGCGCGAACTCGCCAAGCTGGTATCGCCAGGCGTTACCGTGGAATTCGTTGGCGGACCTTCAGCCGATGACGTTGCGCAGCAATGA
- a CDS encoding TMEM175 family protein, with protein MKRPLEASAEGRGRIVGITDGVFAIALTLIVLEIRVPAHEAIHSEHDLLAAIAALAPRFLTYALSFLTLTIFWFGQQAQHGLIARSDRRLATLNLCFLAFIALLPFSTDLLADFLEFRTAVLVYWLNLLMLGLTLFASWRYAEKNGFVAEDVDAETKRTVYLRIVKAQILWAVGALLCLINPLLSVGFILVVQFTYAAALRGSLLRNVIG; from the coding sequence ATGAAGCGTCCACTTGAAGCATCGGCGGAAGGGCGCGGCCGCATCGTCGGCATCACCGACGGCGTCTTCGCCATCGCGCTCACGCTCATCGTGCTTGAGATCAGGGTGCCGGCGCATGAGGCAATCCATTCAGAACACGATCTGCTTGCCGCCATCGCAGCACTGGCGCCACGCTTCCTGACCTATGCCTTGAGTTTCCTGACCCTGACCATCTTCTGGTTCGGCCAGCAGGCGCAGCATGGGCTCATCGCCAGATCCGATAGACGGCTTGCGACGCTGAACCTCTGCTTTCTTGCCTTTATCGCCCTGCTGCCGTTCTCGACCGACCTTCTGGCCGACTTTCTCGAATTCAGGACTGCGGTGCTGGTCTACTGGCTCAACCTGCTGATGCTCGGTCTCACCCTGTTCGCCAGTTGGCGCTATGCAGAGAAGAACGGCTTTGTCGCGGAAGATGTCGATGCCGAAACCAAGCGCACGGTCTATCTGCGCATCGTCAAGGCGCAGATCCTGTGGGCGGTCGGCGCGCTACTCTGCCTGATCAACCCGTTGCTCAGCGTCGGCTTCATTCTGGTCGTGCAGTTCACCTATGCCGCCGCGCTGCGCGGCTCATTGCTGCGCAACGTCATCGGCTGA
- a CDS encoding MFS transporter, whose product MHSPSEAAAVPLTSPVANGTFCPQSQRRFVLIAAILTSALGFIDGSILAIAMPAIRINLGASLAEAQWISNAYALTLSALILAGGAAGDRFGLRRAFVAGIVLFVAASLACALAPNAVVLIAFRALQGIGAAIMVPGSLAIIAKAYPKKERGRAIGIWAAASALTTALGPVLGGLVLSAFGGGIWRAIFAVNLPLGLISIYLLLAKIPADAPTEERSLDLGGGALATLAFGALAYGLTSMSSSGEGHMAGPSIVAGVVLLVVFVLFEQRQREPMINLSLFRIGAFAGANLATFFLYFALSANLFYLPMLLIAGWGLSTAEVGFTFLPLSASIALLSGPVGQLSDRIGPRFPIACGSLVVAFAFTGLALLTHAGIHNFWTGTFPLMALMGLGMALVVSPLSTAIMTAVEDKDTGAASGINNAVSRIGGLIAVAAMGSLAAWIYANALDGSAISGVPGFGEPAPADLAPALDAARLAASDAAFSVVSSVTALLCLLSAVIAWTTVSGSPLPWSRRAESRQD is encoded by the coding sequence ATGCATTCACCAAGCGAAGCCGCCGCCGTCCCGCTGACCAGCCCGGTTGCCAACGGGACGTTCTGTCCGCAATCGCAGCGGCGATTCGTGCTGATTGCGGCAATCCTGACTTCGGCGCTCGGCTTCATCGACGGATCGATCCTGGCCATCGCCATGCCGGCGATCCGCATCAACCTCGGTGCCAGCCTTGCCGAGGCGCAGTGGATTTCCAATGCCTATGCGTTGACGTTGTCGGCGCTGATCCTTGCCGGCGGGGCTGCCGGCGACAGGTTCGGGCTGCGCCGCGCCTTCGTCGCCGGTATCGTGTTGTTCGTCGCGGCGTCGCTCGCCTGCGCGCTGGCGCCGAATGCTGTCGTGCTGATCGCGTTTCGCGCCCTCCAGGGCATTGGTGCGGCGATCATGGTGCCGGGCAGTCTCGCCATCATCGCCAAGGCCTACCCGAAGAAAGAACGCGGCCGCGCGATCGGCATCTGGGCCGCCGCATCAGCGCTGACGACGGCACTAGGCCCGGTGCTCGGCGGCCTCGTGCTGTCGGCTTTCGGCGGCGGCATCTGGCGTGCGATCTTCGCCGTCAACCTACCGCTCGGCCTGATCTCGATTTATCTCTTGCTTGCCAAGATTCCGGCCGATGCGCCGACGGAAGAACGCAGCCTTGATCTCGGTGGTGGGGCGCTGGCGACACTGGCCTTCGGCGCGCTCGCCTATGGGCTGACCTCGATGAGTTCCAGCGGCGAGGGCCATATGGCGGGGCCGAGCATCGTCGCCGGCGTCGTGCTGCTTGTCGTCTTTGTCCTGTTCGAGCAGCGGCAGCGCGAGCCGATGATCAACCTCAGCCTGTTTCGCATCGGCGCTTTCGCCGGCGCCAATCTCGCGACCTTCTTCCTCTATTTCGCGCTGTCGGCCAATCTTTTCTATCTGCCGATGCTGCTGATCGCCGGCTGGGGGCTGAGCACGGCCGAAGTCGGCTTCACCTTCCTGCCGCTGTCGGCATCGATCGCGCTTCTCTCGGGACCGGTCGGCCAATTGTCGGACCGGATCGGGCCGCGTTTCCCGATCGCCTGCGGAAGCCTGGTCGTGGCTTTCGCCTTTACCGGACTTGCCTTGCTCACCCATGCCGGCATCCACAATTTCTGGACGGGAACATTTCCGTTGATGGCGCTGATGGGGCTCGGCATGGCGCTGGTCGTCTCGCCACTGTCGACCGCGATCATGACAGCGGTGGAAGACAAGGATACGGGGGCAGCTTCGGGCATCAACAATGCCGTCTCGCGCATTGGCGGCCTAATCGCGGTGGCGGCGATGGGGTCACTGGCCGCCTGGATCTACGCCAATGCATTGGACGGCAGTGCGATATCAGGCGTGCCAGGCTTTGGCGAACCGGCGCCAGCCGACCTTGCGCCGGCGCTCGATGCGGCAAGGCTCGCCGCCAGCGACGCCGCCTTTTCGGTGGTCTCTTCGGTGACGGCGCTGCTTTGCCTGCTTTCCGCCGTCATCGCTTGGACGACAGTTTCCGGCTCGCCTCTGCCTTGGTCGCGGCGCGCCGAATCCAGGCAGGACTGA
- a CDS encoding M23 family metallopeptidase, translated as MPDTEDVIAELGNEPPLIADGRSGPPDRREVSARWLSGTFLTGVTSSVLMGVALFAALDGRQQLATPPEIAELIGLASDGDSGEVAKTTRLVAPRQIAKAKDRRRMEVSMVTKVGDRDVIHTMPFVQIKMALAAGHTTSRAYPPFDPMQVFGDDGDDTPAQPATASAASGQIYGAKVESEMSLKTVDFPIETATFDEKSDLSADEVEKVVREAGTDLSDGAVQVASLHYVDPQRFGEAFAESMAGSYDVKIVPENVSVSPRAAIDDKAPAFAEEIIPFTKDTDLTEAFADSGYTGDDATGMAEAIAKLLNAPTLKAGTVLRVGLEVHGDAAKVVRTSVYDKTTHIVTIALDDRGQYVPAQEPDPNPELLTAFDDSSAPVVVRGNLPNVYDGIYRTAYSYGMSKKMTQRLIKLLASGVDFQSRLNPSDRLEVLFSQPDGDDHTSDDSELLYVSATFGGTTRNFYRFQMQDGSTDYFDQDGSSAEQFLLRNPLPNGRFTSGFGARKHPILGYVRMHTGTDWAAPIGSPIIAAGNGVVEKAGWAGGYGKQIILRHANGYETSYNHQSAFAKGIAPGVHVRQGQVIGYLGQTGLSTGPHLHYELIVNGTKVDSMRVRLPVGKVLKGDDLVAFKRERERIDDLLKQEDGNSLKVASAKIDG; from the coding sequence ATGCCAGACACGGAAGATGTCATAGCCGAACTCGGCAATGAGCCGCCGCTTATCGCGGATGGCCGCAGCGGCCCGCCCGATCGGCGTGAGGTTTCTGCACGCTGGCTGTCGGGTACATTCCTGACCGGTGTGACCTCAAGCGTGCTGATGGGCGTGGCGTTGTTCGCCGCCCTTGACGGGCGGCAGCAACTGGCGACCCCACCCGAGATCGCGGAGCTGATCGGCCTTGCCAGCGATGGCGATTCCGGTGAGGTGGCCAAGACGACCAGGCTGGTGGCGCCGCGTCAGATCGCGAAGGCCAAGGACCGCCGCCGCATGGAAGTGTCGATGGTCACCAAGGTCGGCGACCGCGATGTCATCCACACCATGCCTTTCGTGCAGATCAAGATGGCGCTTGCGGCCGGCCACACCACCAGCCGGGCCTACCCGCCTTTTGATCCGATGCAGGTGTTCGGCGACGATGGCGACGACACACCGGCGCAGCCAGCGACAGCATCGGCCGCATCCGGTCAGATCTACGGCGCCAAGGTCGAAAGCGAGATGAGCCTGAAGACCGTCGATTTCCCCATCGAGACGGCAACCTTCGACGAAAAGAGCGACCTGTCCGCCGACGAGGTGGAAAAGGTCGTGCGGGAAGCCGGCACCGACCTCAGCGACGGCGCCGTGCAGGTCGCTTCGCTCCACTATGTCGATCCGCAGCGATTCGGCGAAGCCTTTGCCGAGTCGATGGCCGGCTCCTATGACGTGAAGATCGTGCCGGAAAACGTCTCGGTATCGCCGCGTGCTGCCATTGACGACAAGGCCCCCGCTTTCGCCGAGGAAATCATTCCCTTCACCAAGGACACCGACCTCACCGAGGCCTTTGCCGATTCGGGCTATACAGGCGACGACGCCACCGGCATGGCCGAAGCAATCGCCAAGCTGTTGAACGCGCCGACGCTGAAAGCCGGAACTGTGCTGCGCGTCGGCCTCGAGGTCCACGGCGATGCCGCCAAGGTCGTGCGCACCAGCGTCTACGACAAGACCACCCATATCGTCACCATTGCGCTCGACGATCGCGGCCAATACGTGCCGGCGCAGGAGCCGGATCCCAATCCTGAACTTTTGACGGCGTTCGATGATTCGTCGGCACCGGTGGTGGTGCGCGGCAACCTACCCAACGTCTATGACGGCATCTACCGCACCGCCTATTCCTACGGCATGTCGAAGAAGATGACCCAGCGGCTGATCAAGCTGCTGGCGTCCGGCGTCGACTTCCAGTCGCGCCTCAATCCGTCCGATCGCCTCGAAGTGCTGTTCTCGCAGCCCGACGGCGACGACCATACATCAGACGATTCCGAGCTTCTCTATGTCTCGGCGACCTTCGGTGGCACAACGCGCAACTTCTACCGCTTCCAGATGCAGGACGGCAGCACCGACTATTTCGACCAGGATGGCTCAAGCGCCGAGCAATTTCTGCTGCGCAACCCACTGCCCAACGGGAGATTCACCTCCGGGTTTGGCGCACGCAAGCATCCTATCCTCGGCTACGTCCGCATGCACACAGGCACCGATTGGGCCGCCCCGATCGGATCGCCGATCATCGCTGCCGGCAATGGCGTCGTCGAGAAAGCCGGCTGGGCCGGCGGCTATGGCAAGCAGATCATCCTGCGCCATGCCAATGGCTACGAGACCTCATACAATCACCAGAGCGCCTTTGCCAAAGGCATCGCGCCGGGCGTTCATGTTCGTCAAGGCCAGGTCATTGGTTATCTCGGCCAGACCGGTCTCTCCACAGGTCCTCACCTCCACTACGAGCTGATCGTCAACGGCACCAAGGTCGATTCGATGCGTGTCCGCCTGCCGGTCGGCAAGGTGCTGAAGGGCGACGACCTCGTCGCCTTCAAGCGCGAGCGCGAACGTATCGACGATCTGCTGAAGCAGGAAGATGGCAATTCGCTGAAGGTGGCGAGCGCCAAGATCGACGGCTGA
- a CDS encoding type II toxin-antitoxin system ParD family antitoxin has translation MPNYALNDHYESFIRKQLESGRYNNASEVVRAGLRMLEDFEAEREKWLREEIPARLAELQRDPAKGVPAETVFSRLEARHRAKQAKAK, from the coding sequence ATGCCCAACTACGCTTTGAACGACCACTATGAGAGCTTCATCAGGAAGCAGCTCGAATCGGGCCGCTACAACAATGCCAGTGAAGTTGTCCGCGCCGGCTTGCGCATGCTCGAGGATTTCGAGGCGGAGCGAGAGAAGTGGCTGCGTGAGGAAATCCCGGCGCGGCTGGCCGAGCTGCAACGGGATCCGGCGAAGGGTGTTCCTGCCGAAACGGTCTTTTCCCGGCTTGAAGCGCGTCATCGCGCGAAGCAGGCGAAAGCCAAATAA